One Pseudochaenichthys georgianus chromosome 7, fPseGeo1.2, whole genome shotgun sequence DNA segment encodes these proteins:
- the cdk11b gene encoding cyclin-dependent kinase 11B isoform X1, translating to MGDEKETWKVKTLDEILQEKKRRRELEEKTDPKHQKNSSQGLVPQSDDRETKRDTPEEGELRDQKMEITIRNSPYTREDSTEDRAEEDDSLAIKPPQQIARKDKSHHRKEEKRKEKRRHRSHSAEGAGKHVRPKEKEKERESDRRNRQWEEDKARRDWERQKRREQARAHSRRESQTAVSNEELKPLSNLSLIPSDSIDKKRPRLDSPGFFLDHRDRLEQQERQRERDRKLRELQKEQRELKERERRAEERRKERGGRREVPPAHRLLPEDYDDKSKQSHRSRSPPRVPRDRSDLSEPRKSGISPTSSSSSSHTPAASKEEKPEGKDPLADLQDISGSERKTSSGESSMASGSGSDEEDGNDEDGSSSQSEGEEEEGESISGSGRSEHSAEDVSEDEQSGQEFEDERENGNHVPAVTESRFDHDSEESGEDMEEDEDGEDTAGEGDPTPQSQTHSRSPTPEENYIPDSPPISPVELKKELPKYLPALQGCRSVEEFQCLNRIEEGTYGVVYRAKDKKTDEIVALKRLKMEKEKEGFPITSLREINTILKAQHPNIVTVREIVVGSNMDKIYIVMNYVEHDLKSLMETMKQPFLPGEVKTLMIQLLRGVRHLHDNWILHRDLKTSNLLLSHKGILKIGDFGLAREYGSPLKPYTPVVVTLWYRSPELLLGAKEYSTAVDMWSVGCIFGELLTQKPLFPGKSEIDQINKIFKDLGSPSEKIWPGYNELPAVKKMTFTEYPYNNLRKRFGALLSDQGFDLMNKFLTYCPSKRILSDEGLKHEYLRETPLPIDPSMFPTWPAKSEQQRVKRGTSPRPPEGGLGYSHLGDDDLKDTGFHLTTSNQGVSAVGPGFSLKF from the exons ATGGGGGACGAAAAGGAGACCTGGAAAGTTAAAACTCTTGACGAAATCCTACAAGAAAAAAAACGCAGAAGAGAATTAGAAGAGAAAACGGATCCCAAGCACCAGAAAAAT TCCTCTCAGGGCCTTGTTCCACAGTCGGATGATCGGGAGACCAAACGAGATACCCCGGAGGAAGGAGAACTACGGGATCAAAAGATGGAAATAACAATTCGTAATTCCCCGTACACACGGGAGGACTCAACAGAAGACAG GGCCGAAGAAGATGACTCATTAGCAATCAAGCCACCACAGCAAATAGCAAGAAAAGACAAGTCTCACCACAGAAAAGAGgaaaagagaaaagagaaaagacGTCACCGCAGTCACTCTGCCGAAGGAG CAGGGAAACATGTTCGACccaaagagaaagaaaaagagCGAGAAAGCGACCGCAGGAACCGTCAGTGGGAAGAAGACAAAGCCCGGAGAGACTGGGAGAGGCAGAAACGAAGGGAGCAGGCCAGAGCTCACTCACGCAGAGAGAG TCAGACAGCCGTTTCCAACGAGGAACTGAAGCCGTTATCTAATCTCTCTTTAATACCATCAGACTCCATTGACAAAAAACG ACCCCGATTGGATTCTCCTGGGTTTTTTTTGGACCACAGGGACCGGCTGGAACAGCAGGAGCGCCAGCGTGAGCGAGACAGGAAGCTGCGCGAACTGCAGAAAGAGCAGCGGGAGCTGAAAGAGCGGGAGAGGAGGGCGGAGGAGCGGCGCAAAGAGCGAGGGGGGCGGCGAGAAG TGCCGCCCGCCCATAGGCTGCTACCTGAAGATTATGATGACAAGTCAAAACAAAGTCACCGCAGCCGAAGTCCCCCCCGCGTTCCCCGGGACAGATCAGATCTCAGCGAACCCAGGAAGAGTGGAA TTTCCCCGACATCATCATCGTCGTCGTCTCATACGCCTGCAGCCTCTAAGGAGGAGAAGCCGGAGGGTAAAGATCCGCTGGCAGACCTCCAGGACATCAGCGGCAGCGAGAGGAAGACCAGCTCAGGAGAGTCCTCCATGG CATCAGGATCAGGCTCTGACGAAGAGGACGGCAATGACGAAGACGGGTCCAGCAGCCAGAGTGAGGGCGAAGAAGAGGAAGGAGAGTCTATTTCAGGCTCAGGAAGGTCTGAGCACAGCGCAG AGGACGTGAGTGAGGACGAGCAGTCAGGGCAGGAATTTGAAGATGAGAGGGAAAATGGGAATCACGTACCTGCAG TGACCGAGTCCCGCTTCGATCACGACTCTGAGGAGAGCGGTGAGGACATGGAGGAAGACGAAGACGGGGAGGACACGGCAGGAGAGGGCGACCCCACACCTCAGTCTCAAACTCATTCTCGCTCCCCCACCCCCGAAGAGAACTACATCCCAGACTCGCCCCCGATTTCACCTGTGGAGCTGAAGAAGGAGCTGCCCAAATATCTGCCTGCTTTACAG GGTTGTCGCAGTGTTGAGGAATTCCAGTGCTTGAACCGAATAGAAGAGGGAACCTACGGCGTGGTGTACCGAGCCAAGGACAAAAAGACCG ATGAAATCGTGGCCCTGAAAAGGCTGAAGatggagaaggagaaggagggcTTCCCCATAACCTCTTTGAGAGAAATCAATACAATCCTGAAAGCTCAGCACCCAAACATCGTCACAGTGAGG GAAATAGTTGTTGGAAGTAATATGGACAAGATCTACATCGTGATGAACTACGTAGAACATGACCTGAAGAGTCTGATGGAAACCATGAAGCAGCCCTTCCTGCCAG GTGAAGTGAAGACTCTGATGATCCAGCTGCTGCGAGGTGTCCGACATCTCCACGACAACTGGATCCTCCATCGCGATCTGAAGACGTCCAATCTGCTGCTGAGCCACAAGGGGATCCTCAAG ATTGGCGACTTTGGTTTGGCCCGGGAGTACGGCTCCCCCTTGAAGCCCTACACCCCCGTAGTGGTGACCCTGTGGTACCGATCACCGGAGCTGCTGCTCGGAGCCAAG GAGTACTCCACAGCTGTGGACATGTGGTCAGTGGGCTGCATATTTGGGGAGCTGCTCACCCAGAAACCTCTTTTCCCTGGAAAATCTGAAATCGACCAAATTAATAAGATATTTAAG gaTCTGGGGTCACCCAGCGAGAAGATCTGGCCCGGCTACAACGAGCTGCCCGCTGTGAAGAAAATGACTTTCACAGAGTATCCCTACAACAACCTGCGGAAGCGCTTTGGAGCGCTGCTCTCCGATCAAGGCTTTGACCTCATGAACAA ATTCCTCACCTACTGCCCCAGTAAGAGGATTTTATCGGACGAGGGGCTCAAGCACGAGTACCTCCGAGAGACGCCGCTGCCCATCGACCCGTCCATGTTCCCCACCTGGCCCGCCAAGAGCGAGCAGCAGAGGGTGAAGAGAGGCACCAGCCCTCGCCCACCCGAGGGAGGCCTGGGCTACAGTCACCTG GGTGACGATGACCTCAAAGACACAGGCTTCCATCTGACGACCAGCAACCAGGGGGTGTCTGCAGTCGGTCCTGGATTCAGCCTCAAATTCTGA
- the cdk11b gene encoding cyclin-dependent kinase 11B isoform X2 translates to MGDEKETWKVKTLDEILQEKKRRRELEEKTDPKHQKNSSQGLVPQSDDRETKRDTPEEGELRDQKMEITIRNSPYTREDSTEDRAEEDDSLAIKPPQQIARKDKSHHRKEEKRKEKRRHRSHSAEGAGKHVRPKEKEKERESDRRNRQWEEDKARRDWERQKRREQARAHSRRESQTAVSNEELKPLSNLSLIPSDSIDKKRDRLEQQERQRERDRKLRELQKEQRELKERERRAEERRKERGGRREVPPAHRLLPEDYDDKSKQSHRSRSPPRVPRDRSDLSEPRKSGISPTSSSSSSHTPAASKEEKPEGKDPLADLQDISGSERKTSSGESSMASGSGSDEEDGNDEDGSSSQSEGEEEEGESISGSGRSEHSAEDVSEDEQSGQEFEDERENGNHVPAVTESRFDHDSEESGEDMEEDEDGEDTAGEGDPTPQSQTHSRSPTPEENYIPDSPPISPVELKKELPKYLPALQGCRSVEEFQCLNRIEEGTYGVVYRAKDKKTDEIVALKRLKMEKEKEGFPITSLREINTILKAQHPNIVTVREIVVGSNMDKIYIVMNYVEHDLKSLMETMKQPFLPGEVKTLMIQLLRGVRHLHDNWILHRDLKTSNLLLSHKGILKIGDFGLAREYGSPLKPYTPVVVTLWYRSPELLLGAKEYSTAVDMWSVGCIFGELLTQKPLFPGKSEIDQINKIFKDLGSPSEKIWPGYNELPAVKKMTFTEYPYNNLRKRFGALLSDQGFDLMNKFLTYCPSKRILSDEGLKHEYLRETPLPIDPSMFPTWPAKSEQQRVKRGTSPRPPEGGLGYSHLGDDDLKDTGFHLTTSNQGVSAVGPGFSLKF, encoded by the exons ATGGGGGACGAAAAGGAGACCTGGAAAGTTAAAACTCTTGACGAAATCCTACAAGAAAAAAAACGCAGAAGAGAATTAGAAGAGAAAACGGATCCCAAGCACCAGAAAAAT TCCTCTCAGGGCCTTGTTCCACAGTCGGATGATCGGGAGACCAAACGAGATACCCCGGAGGAAGGAGAACTACGGGATCAAAAGATGGAAATAACAATTCGTAATTCCCCGTACACACGGGAGGACTCAACAGAAGACAG GGCCGAAGAAGATGACTCATTAGCAATCAAGCCACCACAGCAAATAGCAAGAAAAGACAAGTCTCACCACAGAAAAGAGgaaaagagaaaagagaaaagacGTCACCGCAGTCACTCTGCCGAAGGAG CAGGGAAACATGTTCGACccaaagagaaagaaaaagagCGAGAAAGCGACCGCAGGAACCGTCAGTGGGAAGAAGACAAAGCCCGGAGAGACTGGGAGAGGCAGAAACGAAGGGAGCAGGCCAGAGCTCACTCACGCAGAGAGAG TCAGACAGCCGTTTCCAACGAGGAACTGAAGCCGTTATCTAATCTCTCTTTAATACCATCAGACTCCATTGACAAAAAACG GGACCGGCTGGAACAGCAGGAGCGCCAGCGTGAGCGAGACAGGAAGCTGCGCGAACTGCAGAAAGAGCAGCGGGAGCTGAAAGAGCGGGAGAGGAGGGCGGAGGAGCGGCGCAAAGAGCGAGGGGGGCGGCGAGAAG TGCCGCCCGCCCATAGGCTGCTACCTGAAGATTATGATGACAAGTCAAAACAAAGTCACCGCAGCCGAAGTCCCCCCCGCGTTCCCCGGGACAGATCAGATCTCAGCGAACCCAGGAAGAGTGGAA TTTCCCCGACATCATCATCGTCGTCGTCTCATACGCCTGCAGCCTCTAAGGAGGAGAAGCCGGAGGGTAAAGATCCGCTGGCAGACCTCCAGGACATCAGCGGCAGCGAGAGGAAGACCAGCTCAGGAGAGTCCTCCATGG CATCAGGATCAGGCTCTGACGAAGAGGACGGCAATGACGAAGACGGGTCCAGCAGCCAGAGTGAGGGCGAAGAAGAGGAAGGAGAGTCTATTTCAGGCTCAGGAAGGTCTGAGCACAGCGCAG AGGACGTGAGTGAGGACGAGCAGTCAGGGCAGGAATTTGAAGATGAGAGGGAAAATGGGAATCACGTACCTGCAG TGACCGAGTCCCGCTTCGATCACGACTCTGAGGAGAGCGGTGAGGACATGGAGGAAGACGAAGACGGGGAGGACACGGCAGGAGAGGGCGACCCCACACCTCAGTCTCAAACTCATTCTCGCTCCCCCACCCCCGAAGAGAACTACATCCCAGACTCGCCCCCGATTTCACCTGTGGAGCTGAAGAAGGAGCTGCCCAAATATCTGCCTGCTTTACAG GGTTGTCGCAGTGTTGAGGAATTCCAGTGCTTGAACCGAATAGAAGAGGGAACCTACGGCGTGGTGTACCGAGCCAAGGACAAAAAGACCG ATGAAATCGTGGCCCTGAAAAGGCTGAAGatggagaaggagaaggagggcTTCCCCATAACCTCTTTGAGAGAAATCAATACAATCCTGAAAGCTCAGCACCCAAACATCGTCACAGTGAGG GAAATAGTTGTTGGAAGTAATATGGACAAGATCTACATCGTGATGAACTACGTAGAACATGACCTGAAGAGTCTGATGGAAACCATGAAGCAGCCCTTCCTGCCAG GTGAAGTGAAGACTCTGATGATCCAGCTGCTGCGAGGTGTCCGACATCTCCACGACAACTGGATCCTCCATCGCGATCTGAAGACGTCCAATCTGCTGCTGAGCCACAAGGGGATCCTCAAG ATTGGCGACTTTGGTTTGGCCCGGGAGTACGGCTCCCCCTTGAAGCCCTACACCCCCGTAGTGGTGACCCTGTGGTACCGATCACCGGAGCTGCTGCTCGGAGCCAAG GAGTACTCCACAGCTGTGGACATGTGGTCAGTGGGCTGCATATTTGGGGAGCTGCTCACCCAGAAACCTCTTTTCCCTGGAAAATCTGAAATCGACCAAATTAATAAGATATTTAAG gaTCTGGGGTCACCCAGCGAGAAGATCTGGCCCGGCTACAACGAGCTGCCCGCTGTGAAGAAAATGACTTTCACAGAGTATCCCTACAACAACCTGCGGAAGCGCTTTGGAGCGCTGCTCTCCGATCAAGGCTTTGACCTCATGAACAA ATTCCTCACCTACTGCCCCAGTAAGAGGATTTTATCGGACGAGGGGCTCAAGCACGAGTACCTCCGAGAGACGCCGCTGCCCATCGACCCGTCCATGTTCCCCACCTGGCCCGCCAAGAGCGAGCAGCAGAGGGTGAAGAGAGGCACCAGCCCTCGCCCACCCGAGGGAGGCCTGGGCTACAGTCACCTG GGTGACGATGACCTCAAAGACACAGGCTTCCATCTGACGACCAGCAACCAGGGGGTGTCTGCAGTCGGTCCTGGATTCAGCCTCAAATTCTGA
- the cdk11b gene encoding cyclin-dependent kinase 11B isoform X4 translates to MGDEKETWKVKTLDEILQEKKRRRELEEKTDPKHQKNSSQGLVPQSDDRETKRDTPEEGELRDQKMEITIRNSPYTREDSTEDRAEEDDSLAIKPPQQIARKDKSHHRKEEKRKEKRRHRSHSAEGAGKHVRPKEKEKERESDRRNRQWEEDKARRDWERQKRREQARAHSRRERDRLEQQERQRERDRKLRELQKEQRELKERERRAEERRKERGGRREVPPAHRLLPEDYDDKSKQSHRSRSPPRVPRDRSDLSEPRKSGISPTSSSSSSHTPAASKEEKPEGKDPLADLQDISGSERKTSSGESSMASGSGSDEEDGNDEDGSSSQSEGEEEEGESISGSGRSEHSAEDVSEDEQSGQEFEDERENGNHVPAVTESRFDHDSEESGEDMEEDEDGEDTAGEGDPTPQSQTHSRSPTPEENYIPDSPPISPVELKKELPKYLPALQGCRSVEEFQCLNRIEEGTYGVVYRAKDKKTDEIVALKRLKMEKEKEGFPITSLREINTILKAQHPNIVTVREIVVGSNMDKIYIVMNYVEHDLKSLMETMKQPFLPGEVKTLMIQLLRGVRHLHDNWILHRDLKTSNLLLSHKGILKIGDFGLAREYGSPLKPYTPVVVTLWYRSPELLLGAKEYSTAVDMWSVGCIFGELLTQKPLFPGKSEIDQINKIFKDLGSPSEKIWPGYNELPAVKKMTFTEYPYNNLRKRFGALLSDQGFDLMNKFLTYCPSKRILSDEGLKHEYLRETPLPIDPSMFPTWPAKSEQQRVKRGTSPRPPEGGLGYSHLGDDDLKDTGFHLTTSNQGVSAVGPGFSLKF, encoded by the exons ATGGGGGACGAAAAGGAGACCTGGAAAGTTAAAACTCTTGACGAAATCCTACAAGAAAAAAAACGCAGAAGAGAATTAGAAGAGAAAACGGATCCCAAGCACCAGAAAAAT TCCTCTCAGGGCCTTGTTCCACAGTCGGATGATCGGGAGACCAAACGAGATACCCCGGAGGAAGGAGAACTACGGGATCAAAAGATGGAAATAACAATTCGTAATTCCCCGTACACACGGGAGGACTCAACAGAAGACAG GGCCGAAGAAGATGACTCATTAGCAATCAAGCCACCACAGCAAATAGCAAGAAAAGACAAGTCTCACCACAGAAAAGAGgaaaagagaaaagagaaaagacGTCACCGCAGTCACTCTGCCGAAGGAG CAGGGAAACATGTTCGACccaaagagaaagaaaaagagCGAGAAAGCGACCGCAGGAACCGTCAGTGGGAAGAAGACAAAGCCCGGAGAGACTGGGAGAGGCAGAAACGAAGGGAGCAGGCCAGAGCTCACTCACGCAGAGAGAG GGACCGGCTGGAACAGCAGGAGCGCCAGCGTGAGCGAGACAGGAAGCTGCGCGAACTGCAGAAAGAGCAGCGGGAGCTGAAAGAGCGGGAGAGGAGGGCGGAGGAGCGGCGCAAAGAGCGAGGGGGGCGGCGAGAAG TGCCGCCCGCCCATAGGCTGCTACCTGAAGATTATGATGACAAGTCAAAACAAAGTCACCGCAGCCGAAGTCCCCCCCGCGTTCCCCGGGACAGATCAGATCTCAGCGAACCCAGGAAGAGTGGAA TTTCCCCGACATCATCATCGTCGTCGTCTCATACGCCTGCAGCCTCTAAGGAGGAGAAGCCGGAGGGTAAAGATCCGCTGGCAGACCTCCAGGACATCAGCGGCAGCGAGAGGAAGACCAGCTCAGGAGAGTCCTCCATGG CATCAGGATCAGGCTCTGACGAAGAGGACGGCAATGACGAAGACGGGTCCAGCAGCCAGAGTGAGGGCGAAGAAGAGGAAGGAGAGTCTATTTCAGGCTCAGGAAGGTCTGAGCACAGCGCAG AGGACGTGAGTGAGGACGAGCAGTCAGGGCAGGAATTTGAAGATGAGAGGGAAAATGGGAATCACGTACCTGCAG TGACCGAGTCCCGCTTCGATCACGACTCTGAGGAGAGCGGTGAGGACATGGAGGAAGACGAAGACGGGGAGGACACGGCAGGAGAGGGCGACCCCACACCTCAGTCTCAAACTCATTCTCGCTCCCCCACCCCCGAAGAGAACTACATCCCAGACTCGCCCCCGATTTCACCTGTGGAGCTGAAGAAGGAGCTGCCCAAATATCTGCCTGCTTTACAG GGTTGTCGCAGTGTTGAGGAATTCCAGTGCTTGAACCGAATAGAAGAGGGAACCTACGGCGTGGTGTACCGAGCCAAGGACAAAAAGACCG ATGAAATCGTGGCCCTGAAAAGGCTGAAGatggagaaggagaaggagggcTTCCCCATAACCTCTTTGAGAGAAATCAATACAATCCTGAAAGCTCAGCACCCAAACATCGTCACAGTGAGG GAAATAGTTGTTGGAAGTAATATGGACAAGATCTACATCGTGATGAACTACGTAGAACATGACCTGAAGAGTCTGATGGAAACCATGAAGCAGCCCTTCCTGCCAG GTGAAGTGAAGACTCTGATGATCCAGCTGCTGCGAGGTGTCCGACATCTCCACGACAACTGGATCCTCCATCGCGATCTGAAGACGTCCAATCTGCTGCTGAGCCACAAGGGGATCCTCAAG ATTGGCGACTTTGGTTTGGCCCGGGAGTACGGCTCCCCCTTGAAGCCCTACACCCCCGTAGTGGTGACCCTGTGGTACCGATCACCGGAGCTGCTGCTCGGAGCCAAG GAGTACTCCACAGCTGTGGACATGTGGTCAGTGGGCTGCATATTTGGGGAGCTGCTCACCCAGAAACCTCTTTTCCCTGGAAAATCTGAAATCGACCAAATTAATAAGATATTTAAG gaTCTGGGGTCACCCAGCGAGAAGATCTGGCCCGGCTACAACGAGCTGCCCGCTGTGAAGAAAATGACTTTCACAGAGTATCCCTACAACAACCTGCGGAAGCGCTTTGGAGCGCTGCTCTCCGATCAAGGCTTTGACCTCATGAACAA ATTCCTCACCTACTGCCCCAGTAAGAGGATTTTATCGGACGAGGGGCTCAAGCACGAGTACCTCCGAGAGACGCCGCTGCCCATCGACCCGTCCATGTTCCCCACCTGGCCCGCCAAGAGCGAGCAGCAGAGGGTGAAGAGAGGCACCAGCCCTCGCCCACCCGAGGGAGGCCTGGGCTACAGTCACCTG GGTGACGATGACCTCAAAGACACAGGCTTCCATCTGACGACCAGCAACCAGGGGGTGTCTGCAGTCGGTCCTGGATTCAGCCTCAAATTCTGA
- the cdk11b gene encoding cyclin-dependent kinase 11B isoform X3 produces the protein MGDEKETWKVKTLDEILQEKKRRRELEEKTDPKHQKNSSQGLVPQSDDRETKRDTPEEGELRDQKMEITIRNSPYTREDSTEDRAEEDDSLAIKPPQQIARKDKSHHRKEEKRKEKRRHRSHSAEGAGKHVRPKEKEKERESDRRNRQWEEDKARRDWERQKRREQARAHSRRERPRLDSPGFFLDHRDRLEQQERQRERDRKLRELQKEQRELKERERRAEERRKERGGRREVPPAHRLLPEDYDDKSKQSHRSRSPPRVPRDRSDLSEPRKSGISPTSSSSSSHTPAASKEEKPEGKDPLADLQDISGSERKTSSGESSMASGSGSDEEDGNDEDGSSSQSEGEEEEGESISGSGRSEHSAEDVSEDEQSGQEFEDERENGNHVPAVTESRFDHDSEESGEDMEEDEDGEDTAGEGDPTPQSQTHSRSPTPEENYIPDSPPISPVELKKELPKYLPALQGCRSVEEFQCLNRIEEGTYGVVYRAKDKKTDEIVALKRLKMEKEKEGFPITSLREINTILKAQHPNIVTVREIVVGSNMDKIYIVMNYVEHDLKSLMETMKQPFLPGEVKTLMIQLLRGVRHLHDNWILHRDLKTSNLLLSHKGILKIGDFGLAREYGSPLKPYTPVVVTLWYRSPELLLGAKEYSTAVDMWSVGCIFGELLTQKPLFPGKSEIDQINKIFKDLGSPSEKIWPGYNELPAVKKMTFTEYPYNNLRKRFGALLSDQGFDLMNKFLTYCPSKRILSDEGLKHEYLRETPLPIDPSMFPTWPAKSEQQRVKRGTSPRPPEGGLGYSHLGDDDLKDTGFHLTTSNQGVSAVGPGFSLKF, from the exons ATGGGGGACGAAAAGGAGACCTGGAAAGTTAAAACTCTTGACGAAATCCTACAAGAAAAAAAACGCAGAAGAGAATTAGAAGAGAAAACGGATCCCAAGCACCAGAAAAAT TCCTCTCAGGGCCTTGTTCCACAGTCGGATGATCGGGAGACCAAACGAGATACCCCGGAGGAAGGAGAACTACGGGATCAAAAGATGGAAATAACAATTCGTAATTCCCCGTACACACGGGAGGACTCAACAGAAGACAG GGCCGAAGAAGATGACTCATTAGCAATCAAGCCACCACAGCAAATAGCAAGAAAAGACAAGTCTCACCACAGAAAAGAGgaaaagagaaaagagaaaagacGTCACCGCAGTCACTCTGCCGAAGGAG CAGGGAAACATGTTCGACccaaagagaaagaaaaagagCGAGAAAGCGACCGCAGGAACCGTCAGTGGGAAGAAGACAAAGCCCGGAGAGACTGGGAGAGGCAGAAACGAAGGGAGCAGGCCAGAGCTCACTCACGCAGAGAGAG ACCCCGATTGGATTCTCCTGGGTTTTTTTTGGACCACAGGGACCGGCTGGAACAGCAGGAGCGCCAGCGTGAGCGAGACAGGAAGCTGCGCGAACTGCAGAAAGAGCAGCGGGAGCTGAAAGAGCGGGAGAGGAGGGCGGAGGAGCGGCGCAAAGAGCGAGGGGGGCGGCGAGAAG TGCCGCCCGCCCATAGGCTGCTACCTGAAGATTATGATGACAAGTCAAAACAAAGTCACCGCAGCCGAAGTCCCCCCCGCGTTCCCCGGGACAGATCAGATCTCAGCGAACCCAGGAAGAGTGGAA TTTCCCCGACATCATCATCGTCGTCGTCTCATACGCCTGCAGCCTCTAAGGAGGAGAAGCCGGAGGGTAAAGATCCGCTGGCAGACCTCCAGGACATCAGCGGCAGCGAGAGGAAGACCAGCTCAGGAGAGTCCTCCATGG CATCAGGATCAGGCTCTGACGAAGAGGACGGCAATGACGAAGACGGGTCCAGCAGCCAGAGTGAGGGCGAAGAAGAGGAAGGAGAGTCTATTTCAGGCTCAGGAAGGTCTGAGCACAGCGCAG AGGACGTGAGTGAGGACGAGCAGTCAGGGCAGGAATTTGAAGATGAGAGGGAAAATGGGAATCACGTACCTGCAG TGACCGAGTCCCGCTTCGATCACGACTCTGAGGAGAGCGGTGAGGACATGGAGGAAGACGAAGACGGGGAGGACACGGCAGGAGAGGGCGACCCCACACCTCAGTCTCAAACTCATTCTCGCTCCCCCACCCCCGAAGAGAACTACATCCCAGACTCGCCCCCGATTTCACCTGTGGAGCTGAAGAAGGAGCTGCCCAAATATCTGCCTGCTTTACAG GGTTGTCGCAGTGTTGAGGAATTCCAGTGCTTGAACCGAATAGAAGAGGGAACCTACGGCGTGGTGTACCGAGCCAAGGACAAAAAGACCG ATGAAATCGTGGCCCTGAAAAGGCTGAAGatggagaaggagaaggagggcTTCCCCATAACCTCTTTGAGAGAAATCAATACAATCCTGAAAGCTCAGCACCCAAACATCGTCACAGTGAGG GAAATAGTTGTTGGAAGTAATATGGACAAGATCTACATCGTGATGAACTACGTAGAACATGACCTGAAGAGTCTGATGGAAACCATGAAGCAGCCCTTCCTGCCAG GTGAAGTGAAGACTCTGATGATCCAGCTGCTGCGAGGTGTCCGACATCTCCACGACAACTGGATCCTCCATCGCGATCTGAAGACGTCCAATCTGCTGCTGAGCCACAAGGGGATCCTCAAG ATTGGCGACTTTGGTTTGGCCCGGGAGTACGGCTCCCCCTTGAAGCCCTACACCCCCGTAGTGGTGACCCTGTGGTACCGATCACCGGAGCTGCTGCTCGGAGCCAAG GAGTACTCCACAGCTGTGGACATGTGGTCAGTGGGCTGCATATTTGGGGAGCTGCTCACCCAGAAACCTCTTTTCCCTGGAAAATCTGAAATCGACCAAATTAATAAGATATTTAAG gaTCTGGGGTCACCCAGCGAGAAGATCTGGCCCGGCTACAACGAGCTGCCCGCTGTGAAGAAAATGACTTTCACAGAGTATCCCTACAACAACCTGCGGAAGCGCTTTGGAGCGCTGCTCTCCGATCAAGGCTTTGACCTCATGAACAA ATTCCTCACCTACTGCCCCAGTAAGAGGATTTTATCGGACGAGGGGCTCAAGCACGAGTACCTCCGAGAGACGCCGCTGCCCATCGACCCGTCCATGTTCCCCACCTGGCCCGCCAAGAGCGAGCAGCAGAGGGTGAAGAGAGGCACCAGCCCTCGCCCACCCGAGGGAGGCCTGGGCTACAGTCACCTG GGTGACGATGACCTCAAAGACACAGGCTTCCATCTGACGACCAGCAACCAGGGGGTGTCTGCAGTCGGTCCTGGATTCAGCCTCAAATTCTGA